One Papio anubis isolate 15944 chromosome 9, Panubis1.0, whole genome shotgun sequence genomic window carries:
- the SUOX gene encoding sulfite oxidase, mitochondrial isoform X1: MSDVSSYLMCLWGVRGHHLHQRWHFCITAKGCPSQTWDSGLTEFTYESALPALLWSSTNRLLALRSATMLLLHRAVVLRLQQACRLKSIPSRIYIQACSTNDSFRPQYPSLTFCGDNSSTRGWKVMGTLLGLGAVLAYQDHRCRAAQESTRIYTKEEVSSHTSPETGIWVTLGSEVFDVTEFVDLHPGGPSKLMLAAGGPLEPFWALYAVHNQSHVRELLAQYKIGELNPEDKVAPTVETSDPYADDPVRHPALKVNSQRPFNAEPPPELLTENYITPNPIFFTRNHLPVPNLDPDTYRLHIVGAPGGQSLSLSLDDLHNFPKYEITVTLQCAGNRRSEMTQVKEVKGLEWRTGAISTARWAGARLCDVLAQAGHQPCETEAHVCFEGLDSDPTGTAYGASIPLARAMDPEAEVLLAYEMNGQPLPRDHGFPVRVVVPGVVGARHVKWLGRVSVQPEESYSHWQRRDYKGFSPSVDWDTVDFDSAPSIQELPVQSAITEPRDGETVESGEVTIKGYAWSGGGRAVIRVDVSLDGGLTWQVAKLDGEEQRPRKAWAWRLWQLQAPVPAGQRELNIVCKAVDDGYNVQPDTVAPIWNLRGVLSNAWHRVHVFVAP; this comes from the exons ATGTCGGACGTATCTTCCTACCTAATGTGCCTGTGGGGAGTGAGGGGTCATCACCTGCACCAACGGTGGCATTTCTGTATTACAGCAAAAGGCTGTCCCTCCCAAACCTGGGATTCTGGGTTGACTGAGTTCACCTACGAGTCAGCACTACCTGCACTGCTCTGGTCTAGTACAAACAGGCTGCTGGCATTGAG GTCTGCTACAATGCTGCTGCTGCACAGAGCTGTGGTCCTCAGGCTCCAACAGGCCTGCAG ACTCAAATCAATCCCCTCAAGGATCTACATTCAGGCCTGCTCCACAAATGATTCATTTCGGCCCCAGTACCCCAGCCTTACCTTCTGTGGTGATAACTCCAGCACCCGGGGATGGAAAGTCATGGGAACCCTATTAGGTCTCGGTGCAGTGTTGGCCTATCAGGACCATCGGTGCAGG GCTGCTCAGGAGTCAACACGCATATACACTAAGGAGGAAGTAAGTTCCCACACCAGCCCTGAGACTGGGATCTGGGTGACTCTGGGCTCTGAGGTCTTTGATGTCACAGAATTTGTGGACCTACATCCAGGGGGGCCTTCAAAGCTGATGCTAGCAGCTGGGGGTCCCCTAGAGCCCTTCTGGGCCCTCTATGCTGTTCACAACCAGTCCCACGTGCGTGAGTTACTGGCTCAGTACAAGATTGGGGAGCTGAACCCCGAAGACAAAGTAGCCCCCACCGTGGAGACCTCTGACCCTTATGCTGATGATCCTGTACGTCACCCAGCCCTGAAGGTCAACAGCCAGCGCCCCTTTAATGCAGAGCCCCCGCCTGAGCTGCTGACAGAAAACTACATCACACCCAACCCTATTTTCTTCACCCGGAACCATCTGCCTGTACCTAACCTGGATCCAGACACCTATCGCTTACATATAGTAGGAGCACCTGGGGGTCAGTCACTGTCCCTTTCCCTGGATGACTTGCACAACTTTCCCAAGTACGAGATCACAGTCACTCTGCAGTGTGCCGGCAACCGGCGCTCTGAGATGACTCAGGTCAAAGAAGTAAAAGGTCTGGAGTGGAGGACAGGAGCCATCAGCACTGCACGTTGGGCTGGGgcacggctttgtgatgtgttagcCCAGGCTGGCCACCAACCCTGTGAAACTGAGGCCCACGTCTGCTTTGAGGGACTGGACTCAGACCCTACTGGGACTGCCTATGGAGCATCCATCCCTCTGGCTCGGGCCATGGACCCTGAAGCTGAGGTCCTGCTGGCATATGAGATGAATGGGCAGCCTCTGCCACGTGACCACGGCTTCCCTGTGCGTGTGGTGGTTCCTGGAGTGGTGGGTGCCCGCCATGTCAAATGGCTGGGCAGAGTGAGTGTGCAGCCAGAGGAAAGTTACAGCCACTGGCAACGGCGGGATTACAAAGGCTTCTCTCCATCTGTGGACTGGGACACTGTAGATTTTGACTCTGCTCCATCCATTCAGGAACTTCCTGTCCAGTCGGCCATCACAGAGCCCCGGGATGGAGAGACTGTAGAATCAGGGGAGGTGACCATCAAGGGTTATGCATGGAGTGGTGGTGGCAGAGCTGTGATCCGGGTGGATGTGTCTCTGGATGGGGGCCTAACCTGGCAGGTGGCTAAGCTGGATGGAGAGGAACAGCGCCCCAGGAAGGCCTGGGCATGGCGTCTGTGGCAGTTGCAAGCCCCTGTGCCAGCTGGACAAAGGGAACTGAACATTGTTTGTAAGGCTGTGGATGATGGCTACAATGTGCAGCCAGACACTGTGGCCCCAATCTGGAACCTGCGAGGTGTCCTCAGCAATGCCTGGCATCGTGTCCATGTCTTTGTCGCCCCATGA
- the SUOX gene encoding sulfite oxidase, mitochondrial isoform X2 yields MLLLHRAVVLRLQQACRLKSIPSRIYIQACSTNDSFRPQYPSLTFCGDNSSTRGWKVMGTLLGLGAVLAYQDHRCRAAQESTRIYTKEEVSSHTSPETGIWVTLGSEVFDVTEFVDLHPGGPSKLMLAAGGPLEPFWALYAVHNQSHVRELLAQYKIGELNPEDKVAPTVETSDPYADDPVRHPALKVNSQRPFNAEPPPELLTENYITPNPIFFTRNHLPVPNLDPDTYRLHIVGAPGGQSLSLSLDDLHNFPKYEITVTLQCAGNRRSEMTQVKEVKGLEWRTGAISTARWAGARLCDVLAQAGHQPCETEAHVCFEGLDSDPTGTAYGASIPLARAMDPEAEVLLAYEMNGQPLPRDHGFPVRVVVPGVVGARHVKWLGRVSVQPEESYSHWQRRDYKGFSPSVDWDTVDFDSAPSIQELPVQSAITEPRDGETVESGEVTIKGYAWSGGGRAVIRVDVSLDGGLTWQVAKLDGEEQRPRKAWAWRLWQLQAPVPAGQRELNIVCKAVDDGYNVQPDTVAPIWNLRGVLSNAWHRVHVFVAP; encoded by the exons ATGCTGCTGCTGCACAGAGCTGTGGTCCTCAGGCTCCAACAGGCCTGCAG ACTCAAATCAATCCCCTCAAGGATCTACATTCAGGCCTGCTCCACAAATGATTCATTTCGGCCCCAGTACCCCAGCCTTACCTTCTGTGGTGATAACTCCAGCACCCGGGGATGGAAAGTCATGGGAACCCTATTAGGTCTCGGTGCAGTGTTGGCCTATCAGGACCATCGGTGCAGG GCTGCTCAGGAGTCAACACGCATATACACTAAGGAGGAAGTAAGTTCCCACACCAGCCCTGAGACTGGGATCTGGGTGACTCTGGGCTCTGAGGTCTTTGATGTCACAGAATTTGTGGACCTACATCCAGGGGGGCCTTCAAAGCTGATGCTAGCAGCTGGGGGTCCCCTAGAGCCCTTCTGGGCCCTCTATGCTGTTCACAACCAGTCCCACGTGCGTGAGTTACTGGCTCAGTACAAGATTGGGGAGCTGAACCCCGAAGACAAAGTAGCCCCCACCGTGGAGACCTCTGACCCTTATGCTGATGATCCTGTACGTCACCCAGCCCTGAAGGTCAACAGCCAGCGCCCCTTTAATGCAGAGCCCCCGCCTGAGCTGCTGACAGAAAACTACATCACACCCAACCCTATTTTCTTCACCCGGAACCATCTGCCTGTACCTAACCTGGATCCAGACACCTATCGCTTACATATAGTAGGAGCACCTGGGGGTCAGTCACTGTCCCTTTCCCTGGATGACTTGCACAACTTTCCCAAGTACGAGATCACAGTCACTCTGCAGTGTGCCGGCAACCGGCGCTCTGAGATGACTCAGGTCAAAGAAGTAAAAGGTCTGGAGTGGAGGACAGGAGCCATCAGCACTGCACGTTGGGCTGGGgcacggctttgtgatgtgttagcCCAGGCTGGCCACCAACCCTGTGAAACTGAGGCCCACGTCTGCTTTGAGGGACTGGACTCAGACCCTACTGGGACTGCCTATGGAGCATCCATCCCTCTGGCTCGGGCCATGGACCCTGAAGCTGAGGTCCTGCTGGCATATGAGATGAATGGGCAGCCTCTGCCACGTGACCACGGCTTCCCTGTGCGTGTGGTGGTTCCTGGAGTGGTGGGTGCCCGCCATGTCAAATGGCTGGGCAGAGTGAGTGTGCAGCCAGAGGAAAGTTACAGCCACTGGCAACGGCGGGATTACAAAGGCTTCTCTCCATCTGTGGACTGGGACACTGTAGATTTTGACTCTGCTCCATCCATTCAGGAACTTCCTGTCCAGTCGGCCATCACAGAGCCCCGGGATGGAGAGACTGTAGAATCAGGGGAGGTGACCATCAAGGGTTATGCATGGAGTGGTGGTGGCAGAGCTGTGATCCGGGTGGATGTGTCTCTGGATGGGGGCCTAACCTGGCAGGTGGCTAAGCTGGATGGAGAGGAACAGCGCCCCAGGAAGGCCTGGGCATGGCGTCTGTGGCAGTTGCAAGCCCCTGTGCCAGCTGGACAAAGGGAACTGAACATTGTTTGTAAGGCTGTGGATGATGGCTACAATGTGCAGCCAGACACTGTGGCCCCAATCTGGAACCTGCGAGGTGTCCTCAGCAATGCCTGGCATCGTGTCCATGTCTTTGTCGCCCCATGA